The proteins below come from a single Cupriavidus pauculus genomic window:
- the fliH gene encoding flagellar assembly protein FliH, translating to MPMSERGFSASRGFSGGNATLKSESRSDLSDDGFQAFGAPRGVSRGRGDSWQRWQMVSLDPRDRLKALEAQLPVEPPPPPPIDFEALDAMREGARKEGYAQGYSQGQTQGYGDGHREGYARGLESARNEAARLQELAGNFRDALGRVDAEISDALISLALDVARQLVRKTMELDPAALLPAARELLTAEPALAGSPALLLNPEDVPLVETHLRGELEAAGWTVRPDPSIARGGCIASAASGELDASLATRWSRVVKALGRNDPWEPPHA from the coding sequence ATGCCTATGTCTGAACGCGGCTTTTCCGCAAGCCGCGGGTTTTCCGGCGGCAACGCGACCCTCAAGTCGGAATCCCGCTCGGATCTGAGCGACGACGGCTTTCAGGCATTCGGCGCGCCGCGCGGCGTCTCGCGCGGCCGTGGCGACAGCTGGCAGCGCTGGCAGATGGTCTCGCTCGATCCGCGAGATCGGCTCAAGGCGCTCGAGGCGCAGTTGCCTGTCGAGCCGCCGCCCCCGCCGCCGATCGACTTCGAAGCCCTCGATGCGATGCGCGAAGGCGCGCGCAAGGAAGGCTATGCGCAGGGCTACAGCCAGGGCCAGACACAGGGCTATGGCGACGGTCACCGCGAAGGCTATGCGCGCGGCCTGGAGTCCGCGCGCAATGAAGCCGCACGGCTGCAGGAACTGGCCGGCAACTTCCGCGATGCGCTCGGACGCGTCGATGCCGAGATCTCCGACGCGCTGATCTCGCTCGCGCTCGACGTGGCGCGCCAGCTCGTGCGCAAGACGATGGAACTCGACCCCGCGGCGCTGCTGCCGGCCGCGCGCGAACTGCTGACGGCCGAGCCCGCGCTCGCCGGCTCGCCCGCGCTGCTGCTCAACCCCGAGGATGTGCCGCTCGTGGAAACGCATCTGCGCGGCGAACTCGAAGCGGCCGGCTGGACCGTCCGCCCCGATCCATCCATCGCGCGCGGCGGCTGCATTGCCAGCGCCGCCAGCGGCGAGCTCGATGCGAGCCTCGCCACGCGCTGGAGCCGCGTCGTGAAGGCACTGGGCCGCAACGATCCGTGGGAGCCGCCTCATGCGTGA
- a CDS encoding flagellar hook-length control protein FliK — MIDISKILGTGAAKATGTAGVGGSTIDAAFQDALSRARDKAPRQQNNATSQPVNVGKPASKVAEKGNQKAAEKPADKPAAQEANKPADKSASKSDPSDGKTTQAAKADEDKKDTDTAQSAEDAAKEAAAAAAALALAMLGQPPAQQTTAGNATDTVDPALAGLSSLPGVNGAAGTAAQQGAATNQITATSAAAAQAAATAATQADAAAAQTDTVAAQTTLPAEVSVTKATTMSPADTLATIAQQRAAAQATTGTADKPAQPSITPSALANQDAHGGQTGGHSGSQQSQAGLGQPAQAAQPQTAANTSAAGTAGASYAAAQANARTGEGTDTGATNSSSAATLASAIAAQAPTPAAQATAAAAARAVVAPNVGDNNWSQALGQHMVRMSTQGSQTAELDLNPPNLGPLKVVLNVVNDQAQAQFVSPHQAVRAAVESALPHLRTSLAESGIQLGHTSVGSEGFANQAGNGQQQQQRQSFAGGQGSSFGQASNFGNEPAVPVARPQRVLAQGEVDTFA; from the coding sequence ATGATCGATATCAGCAAGATTCTCGGCACGGGCGCCGCGAAGGCAACCGGCACCGCCGGCGTCGGCGGCAGCACGATCGATGCCGCCTTCCAGGACGCCCTCTCCCGCGCGCGCGACAAGGCGCCGCGTCAGCAGAACAACGCGACGTCGCAGCCCGTCAACGTCGGCAAGCCGGCCAGCAAGGTAGCGGAGAAGGGAAACCAGAAGGCCGCCGAGAAGCCCGCGGACAAGCCGGCCGCGCAGGAAGCGAACAAGCCTGCCGACAAGTCCGCCAGCAAGTCGGATCCATCCGACGGCAAGACCACGCAGGCCGCCAAGGCGGACGAGGACAAGAAGGATACCGACACGGCGCAGAGCGCTGAAGACGCCGCGAAGGAAGCCGCAGCGGCGGCCGCGGCACTGGCGCTCGCGATGCTCGGCCAACCGCCGGCCCAGCAGACCACCGCAGGCAATGCCACCGATACGGTGGATCCCGCGCTTGCCGGCCTGAGCAGCCTGCCGGGTGTCAACGGCGCGGCGGGGACGGCCGCGCAACAGGGTGCCGCGACGAACCAGATCACCGCCACGTCGGCGGCCGCCGCCCAGGCAGCCGCGACTGCCGCAACACAGGCCGACGCAGCAGCCGCCCAGACGGATACGGTCGCCGCGCAGACCACGCTGCCGGCCGAGGTCAGCGTCACCAAGGCCACGACCATGAGCCCGGCCGACACGCTCGCGACCATCGCGCAGCAACGCGCCGCCGCGCAGGCCACGACCGGTACCGCCGACAAGCCCGCACAGCCGTCGATCACGCCGTCCGCGCTCGCCAATCAGGACGCGCATGGCGGCCAGACCGGCGGCCATTCGGGCAGCCAGCAATCGCAGGCAGGCCTCGGCCAGCCCGCGCAGGCCGCGCAGCCGCAGACGGCTGCCAATACCAGCGCGGCTGGCACCGCCGGCGCGAGCTACGCTGCCGCACAGGCCAATGCACGCACGGGCGAAGGCACCGACACCGGTGCCACCAACTCGAGCAGTGCTGCCACGCTGGCCTCGGCCATCGCGGCGCAGGCCCCGACGCCCGCCGCGCAAGCCACGGCTGCTGCCGCAGCCCGCGCCGTGGTCGCCCCGAACGTCGGCGACAACAACTGGTCGCAGGCACTGGGCCAGCATATGGTCCGGATGTCCACGCAAGGCAGCCAGACGGCCGAGCTCGATCTCAATCCGCCCAATCTCGGTCCGCTGAAGGTGGTGCTGAACGTCGTCAACGATCAGGCGCAAGCCCAGTTTGTATCCCCGCACCAGGCTGTCCGTGCCGCGGTGGAATCGGCACTGCCGCACCTCCGCACGTCGCTCGCGGAAAGCGGCATTCAGCTCGGCCATACGTCGGTGGGTTCGGAAGGTTTTGCGAATCAGGCGGGCAACGGCCAGCAGCAACAGCAGCGTCAATCGTTTGCTGGCGGCCAGGGGAGCAGCTTCGGCCAGGCTTCGAACTTCGGTAATGAACCGGCGGTGCCGGTGGCGCGCCCGCAGCGGGTGCTCGCGCAAGGCGAAGTGGATACGTTCGCCTGA
- a CDS encoding LGFP repeat-containing protein: MKVVNLTEGMRFGVGVDGLTEEPRAEAIAYDSIVNGGDGHGGQEVQSDVRIIESQESLVESMNLSVSASVHYLPLGNANAKFSLAQQHSVNQYSIYILFSAIVQNPARHMKGARLTPQAEQAYRNSPEQFRLTYGDYYIDEVYSGGDFYGVFVFETYDETSHKDLKMSLDMSIGNFMAGGDVNVAFQSTIDEAKKKSSMQIRVIMAGGSGQLNPTNMQELKDLYKTFNQAVKSDPVDFRCSLKEFAYLPMPPGPSWAEQAVRDDTIKECGKRIVEGIALRSQLDFILRFPEQFETPDIEKIKSAYHDTDALLPKLATRAGECSRDITRCTLEGAMPVVIQLPKRKQDLGDPLDAKWQDILAHDERAAAWVPQANLHSPLANYNRGPRGGRYKIFSNNNGPTGGLFWHPDLGAHVVYGGIFLEYMRRGHCEGPLGYPRTDEATIEGNGADGLDRISIFEHGQLWWDAQSGKVSDRLLLNLDKLVLVFGKDRAPLQNVLKGSRRISPILLTARNR; this comes from the coding sequence ATGAAGGTAGTGAACCTTACGGAAGGTATGCGCTTTGGCGTGGGTGTAGACGGGCTTACCGAAGAACCGCGCGCGGAGGCCATTGCCTATGACTCGATTGTCAATGGCGGAGACGGACACGGTGGGCAAGAAGTCCAGTCTGATGTGCGCATCATCGAATCGCAAGAGTCGTTGGTGGAGTCGATGAATCTTTCGGTCAGCGCGAGCGTGCATTATCTACCGCTTGGTAATGCCAATGCAAAGTTCTCGCTCGCACAACAACACTCTGTCAATCAATACTCCATCTATATTTTATTTTCAGCGATCGTACAAAATCCTGCGCGCCACATGAAAGGCGCGCGGCTTACGCCACAAGCCGAGCAGGCGTATCGCAACTCCCCCGAGCAGTTTCGCCTGACTTATGGGGATTATTATATCGATGAGGTCTATAGCGGAGGCGACTTCTATGGTGTCTTCGTCTTCGAAACCTACGATGAGACCAGCCATAAGGATTTGAAAATGTCGCTGGATATGTCCATCGGAAACTTCATGGCGGGCGGCGACGTGAACGTGGCTTTTCAAAGCACCATTGACGAGGCCAAGAAGAAGTCGTCGATGCAGATCCGGGTCATCATGGCCGGCGGCTCGGGGCAGCTGAATCCCACCAATATGCAGGAATTGAAGGACCTCTACAAAACCTTCAACCAGGCCGTCAAATCCGACCCCGTGGACTTCCGGTGCTCCCTCAAGGAATTCGCCTACCTCCCGATGCCTCCTGGGCCAAGTTGGGCGGAACAGGCGGTGCGAGACGACACGATCAAGGAGTGTGGCAAGCGGATTGTCGAGGGTATTGCACTCAGGTCTCAGCTGGATTTCATTTTGCGGTTTCCAGAGCAGTTTGAGACGCCCGATATCGAAAAGATAAAAAGCGCCTACCACGATACGGACGCACTTCTGCCAAAGCTGGCCACCAGGGCCGGAGAGTGTTCGCGGGATATCACGAGATGTACGCTGGAAGGGGCGATGCCTGTGGTGATCCAGTTGCCCAAACGAAAGCAGGATTTGGGCGATCCGCTGGACGCCAAATGGCAGGACATCTTGGCTCATGACGAGCGCGCGGCGGCTTGGGTACCGCAAGCTAACTTGCACTCTCCCCTCGCTAACTACAACCGTGGGCCTCGCGGAGGGCGATACAAGATTTTCTCGAATAACAACGGACCGACGGGCGGCCTATTCTGGCATCCGGACCTCGGCGCGCACGTCGTGTACGGCGGAATCTTCCTGGAATATATGCGGCGGGGTCATTGCGAAGGCCCCCTTGGCTACCCCCGTACGGACGAGGCCACTATCGAAGGAAACGGTGCCGATGGGCTCGACCGCATCAGTATTTTCGAACATGGACAGCTTTGGTGGGACGCGCAGTCGGGCAAGGTCTCCGACCGACTGCTCCTGAATCTGGACAAGCTTGTTCTGGTGTTTGGAAAAGACCGCGCGCCGCTTCAGAACGTCTTGAAAGGTAGCAGGAGAATTTCGCCCATCTTGCTGACAGCGCGTAACCGTTAG
- the fliF gene encoding flagellar basal-body MS-ring/collar protein FliF encodes MNAAAALPGGSALLDKIKANPRLPLMLGGAALAAAIAVGVMWSRAPDYKVLYTNLSERDGGAVIASLQQMNVPYKFAEGGGAVMVPADKVHEMRLRLASQGLPKSGTAGMELMDNQKFGISQFAEQVNYQRGLEGELSRSIESIAAVQSARVHLAIPKPTLFVRERQKPTASIVLQLYPGRAIDEGQVAAISHLVSSSVPELTPKSISIVDQHGNLLSGNGDRSLDATQLKFVQQVEQNYVKRVEAILAPIVGKDNVHAQVTADVDFSTVEHTDESYKPNQDPSNAAIRSQQSSESSQEGAAPVGGVPGALSNQPPAAAQAPIANPQPPRQPGQPNPPPAQANQASTQTGTAEKTGPRSNRRDTTTNYELDRTVRHVQQAPGGVKRLSVAVVVNYRQKADAKGKMVAEPLPATMLTQIENLTKEAMGYSSDRGDSLNVVNSPFTDDRVIEPEVPLWKQPQMIDLAKTGVGYLLLAILALFLWFKVARPVVRKYTAPPLPAPTEADATTEAVLLPPEETTNPELLRLAAKYESDLALVRDAAQRDPRLVASVIKQWMANDER; translated from the coding sequence ATGAACGCCGCCGCAGCCCTGCCGGGCGGCTCCGCGCTGCTCGACAAGATCAAGGCCAATCCACGCCTGCCGCTGATGCTTGGCGGTGCCGCGCTGGCCGCCGCCATCGCCGTCGGTGTGATGTGGTCCCGTGCCCCCGACTACAAGGTCCTGTACACCAACCTGTCGGAGCGTGACGGCGGCGCAGTGATCGCCTCCCTCCAGCAGATGAACGTGCCGTACAAGTTCGCCGAAGGCGGCGGTGCGGTCATGGTGCCGGCCGACAAGGTGCACGAGATGCGCCTGCGCCTGGCTTCGCAGGGCCTGCCGAAGAGCGGCACCGCGGGCATGGAGCTCATGGACAACCAGAAGTTCGGCATCAGCCAGTTCGCCGAACAGGTCAACTACCAGCGCGGTCTCGAGGGCGAGCTCTCCCGCTCGATCGAATCGATCGCCGCCGTGCAGTCCGCGCGCGTTCACCTCGCGATTCCGAAGCCCACGCTGTTCGTGCGCGAGCGTCAGAAGCCCACCGCGTCGATCGTGCTCCAGCTCTATCCGGGCCGCGCGATCGACGAGGGCCAGGTCGCCGCGATCAGCCACCTGGTGTCGTCGAGCGTCCCCGAACTGACCCCGAAGTCGATCTCGATCGTCGATCAGCACGGCAACCTGCTGTCCGGCAACGGCGACCGCTCGCTGGACGCGACGCAGCTCAAGTTCGTGCAGCAAGTCGAGCAGAACTACGTCAAGCGCGTGGAAGCCATCCTCGCGCCGATCGTCGGCAAGGACAATGTGCACGCGCAGGTCACCGCGGACGTGGACTTCTCCACGGTCGAGCACACCGACGAGAGCTACAAGCCCAACCAGGATCCGTCGAACGCCGCGATCCGCAGCCAGCAGTCGAGCGAGTCCAGCCAGGAAGGCGCGGCACCGGTCGGCGGCGTGCCCGGCGCGCTGTCGAACCAGCCGCCCGCCGCCGCGCAGGCACCGATCGCCAACCCGCAGCCGCCGCGCCAGCCGGGTCAGCCGAACCCGCCGCCCGCGCAGGCCAACCAGGCCAGCACGCAGACCGGCACCGCCGAGAAGACCGGCCCGCGCAGCAACCGTCGCGATACCACCACCAACTACGAACTCGACCGCACCGTGCGCCACGTGCAACAGGCACCGGGCGGCGTCAAGCGCCTGTCGGTCGCGGTGGTCGTGAACTACCGCCAGAAGGCCGATGCCAAGGGCAAGATGGTCGCCGAGCCGCTGCCGGCCACGATGCTGACGCAGATCGAGAACCTGACCAAGGAAGCGATGGGTTACTCGAGCGATCGTGGCGACTCGCTGAACGTGGTCAACAGCCCGTTCACCGACGACCGCGTGATCGAGCCCGAAGTGCCGCTGTGGAAACAACCGCAAATGATCGATCTCGCCAAGACCGGCGTCGGCTACCTGCTGCTCGCGATCCTCGCGCTGTTCCTGTGGTTCAAGGTGGCACGCCCGGTGGTGCGCAAGTACACCGCGCCGCCGCTGCCCGCGCCGACCGAAGCCGACGCCACCACGGAAGCCGTGCTGCTGCCGCCGGAAGAAACGACGAATCCGGAGCTGCTGCGCCTCGCGGCCAAGTACGAAAGCGATCTCGCCCTGGTGCGCGACGCCGCGCAACGCGACCCGCGTCTGGTCGCCAGCGTAATCAAGCAATGGATGGCCAATGACGAACGCTAA
- the fliG gene encoding flagellar motor switch protein FliG codes for MTNAKSTSPEKGLQKSAILMMAIGEDSAAEVFKHLSPREVQGLGSAMASLSSVTREEMAEVLAEFRGETEQYLALNVDSSSFIKSVLNKALGEERALSVIEDILESRDPGGGIDSLNWMDATSVAELIKDEHPQIIATILIHLDRQKSSEVLGFFTDRLRNDVILRIATFGGVQPGALQELTDVLTKLLAGQSLKRSRMGGVRTAAEIINLMSTAHEEAVIDGVRTHDADLAQKIIDEMFLFENLLEVDDRGIQRVLKEVATESLIVALKGAQQELRDKFIRNMSTRAGEMLREDLDALGPVRVSQVEAEQKAILQVVRRLAEAGEIQIGGGDDAYV; via the coding sequence ATGACGAACGCTAAGTCCACCTCCCCTGAAAAGGGTCTGCAGAAGAGCGCCATCCTGATGATGGCGATCGGCGAAGATTCCGCAGCAGAGGTCTTCAAGCATCTGTCGCCGCGCGAAGTGCAGGGCCTCGGCTCCGCCATGGCCAGCCTGTCGTCCGTGACGCGCGAGGAAATGGCCGAGGTACTCGCCGAGTTCCGCGGCGAGACCGAACAGTACCTGGCGCTCAACGTCGATTCGAGCTCGTTCATCAAGAGCGTCCTCAACAAGGCGCTGGGCGAAGAGCGCGCGCTGTCCGTCATCGAGGACATCCTCGAGTCCCGCGACCCGGGCGGCGGCATCGATTCGCTGAACTGGATGGATGCCACGTCGGTGGCCGAGCTGATCAAGGACGAGCATCCGCAGATCATCGCGACCATCCTCATCCACCTGGATCGCCAGAAGTCCTCCGAAGTGCTGGGCTTCTTCACCGACCGCCTGCGCAACGACGTGATCCTGCGTATCGCCACGTTCGGTGGCGTGCAGCCGGGCGCGCTGCAGGAACTGACCGACGTGCTGACCAAGCTGCTGGCGGGCCAGAGCCTGAAGCGCAGCCGCATGGGCGGTGTCCGTACGGCGGCCGAGATCATCAACCTGATGAGCACGGCGCACGAGGAAGCGGTCATCGACGGCGTGCGCACGCACGACGCGGACCTCGCGCAGAAGATCATCGACGAGATGTTCCTGTTCGAGAACCTGCTCGAAGTGGACGATCGCGGTATCCAGCGCGTGCTCAAGGAAGTTGCCACCGAGTCGCTCATCGTGGCGCTCAAGGGTGCACAGCAGGAACTGCGCGACAAGTTCATCCGCAACATGTCCACCCGCGCCGGCGAGATGCTGCGCGAGGACCTCGATGCGCTGGGCCCGGTTCGTGTGTCGCAGGTCGAGGCCGAGCAGAAGGCCATCCTGCAGGTGGTGAGACGCCTGGCGGAAGCCGGCGAAATCCAGATCGGCGGAGGCGACGATGCCTATGTCTGA
- the fliE gene encoding flagellar hook-basal body complex protein FliE, which yields MTTISSIESMLQQLRGLAQTAAGGGAASAQAATTSGFAGELQRSLARVNAAQEHANNQAEAFELGKPGVALNDVMIDLQKANVSFQTAVQVRNRLAAAYQEMMNMPV from the coding sequence ATGACCACGATTTCTTCCATCGAAAGCATGCTGCAGCAGTTGCGCGGCCTGGCCCAGACCGCGGCCGGCGGCGGCGCGGCTTCGGCCCAGGCCGCTACCACGAGCGGCTTTGCCGGTGAACTGCAGCGCTCGCTCGCGCGCGTCAACGCCGCGCAGGAACACGCCAACAACCAGGCGGAGGCATTTGAACTCGGCAAGCCCGGCGTGGCGCTGAATGACGTGATGATCGACCTGCAGAAGGCGAACGTCTCGTTCCAGACCGCCGTGCAGGTGCGCAACCGCCTGGCGGCTGCGTATCAGGAAATGATGAACATGCCCGTCTGA
- a CDS encoding NAD-dependent epimerase/dehydratase family protein yields MRCTVIGGAGFVGSRLASTLRQAGHEVWVPARGDRALFNRDLGRVYYCAGLTADYAARPYDTVAAHVTLLSDVLRANRYDHLVYLSSTRLYDASQLPQGDEAAALTLQPANPRALYDFSKGLGENLCLTVAEGRTAVARLSCVFDWTPDSPGFLSEWLVRAAGERTFRLDSDAGFVRDYIHLDDVVEALIGISTRGAGGIFNVASGENVSNGELAEVFNGAGWDVTMARKSPTQRAAVCSTAALRALGVVPRDVRTVVAGYLAGIRPWN; encoded by the coding sequence ATGCGCTGTACCGTCATCGGCGGCGCCGGCTTCGTCGGCAGCCGCCTGGCCAGCACCCTGCGGCAGGCCGGCCATGAAGTCTGGGTCCCCGCGCGCGGGGACCGGGCGCTGTTCAACCGCGATCTCGGCCGCGTCTACTACTGCGCGGGGCTGACCGCCGATTACGCGGCGCGTCCGTACGATACGGTGGCGGCGCACGTCACGCTGCTGTCCGACGTGCTGCGTGCGAACCGCTACGACCATCTGGTCTATCTGTCGTCCACGCGGCTTTACGACGCATCGCAGCTGCCCCAGGGCGACGAGGCGGCGGCGCTGACCCTGCAGCCCGCCAACCCGCGCGCGCTCTACGATTTCTCGAAAGGGCTCGGCGAGAACCTGTGCCTGACCGTCGCCGAGGGCCGTACCGCCGTGGCACGGCTGTCGTGCGTATTCGACTGGACGCCGGACTCCCCGGGATTCCTTTCCGAATGGCTCGTGCGCGCCGCCGGCGAACGCACGTTCCGGCTCGACAGCGACGCCGGCTTCGTGCGCGACTATATCCACCTCGATGATGTCGTCGAAGCGCTGATCGGCATTTCGACGCGCGGCGCGGGCGGCATCTTCAACGTGGCCAGCGGCGAGAACGTGTCCAACGGCGAGCTGGCGGAAGTGTTCAACGGTGCGGGATGGGATGTGACGATGGCACGCAAGTCGCCCACGCAACGCGCCGCGGTGTGCAGCACGGCCGCGCTGCGCGCGCTGGGCGTCGTGCCCCGCGACGTGCGCACCGTGGTAGCCGGTTATCTTGCGGGGATTCGCCCATGGAACTGA
- the fliJ gene encoding flagellar export protein FliJ, which produces MPKPSPLNTLADLAQDSTDKAARELGRLQGLRTQAEQQLNALTQYRQEYRTRMQAIAAEGMTSSRWQDFSRFLDSLDQAIRHQTSALAKAEADLIAGRANWQHQKRRQNSFDTLITRAETREQQIVARREQRASDEFAARAARVAREPANGQN; this is translated from the coding sequence ATGCCTAAGCCCTCACCGCTGAATACGCTGGCCGATCTGGCCCAGGACAGCACCGACAAGGCCGCGCGCGAGCTCGGCCGCCTGCAGGGCCTGCGCACGCAGGCGGAGCAGCAGCTCAACGCGCTGACGCAGTATCGACAGGAATATCGCACGCGCATGCAGGCGATTGCGGCGGAGGGCATGACGTCGAGCCGCTGGCAGGACTTCTCGCGGTTTCTCGACTCGCTCGACCAGGCGATTCGCCACCAGACGAGCGCGCTGGCCAAGGCCGAGGCGGACCTGATTGCCGGCCGCGCCAACTGGCAGCATCAGAAGCGCCGCCAGAATTCGTTCGACACGCTGATCACGCGCGCGGAGACGCGCGAGCAGCAGATCGTCGCGCGCCGCGAGCAGCGTGCCAGCGACGAATTTGCAGCCCGTGCGGCGCGTGTCGCGCGGGAGCCGGCCAACGGCCAGAACTGA
- the fliI gene encoding flagellar protein export ATPase FliI, with protein sequence MRDAQANVQGVAPAPASTAAQQHTHLWRDALTSASTGLADLDSKRTCGRLTRAAGLVLEAVGLRLPVGSDCLIELPAGQHGHGGPRTAEAEVVGFGADRLYLMPQSDVVGLVPGARVYPLEPSPLPAGVATPREPGSKRLPVGEGLLGRVLDAAGRPLDGLGPITAASEVPLAGTQINPLTRAPIETVLDTGVRAINAMLTVGRGQRMGLFAGSGVGKSVLLGMMARYTNAEVIVVGLIGERGREVKEFIENILGEEGRKRSVVVAAPADTSPLLRMQGAAYATRLAEYFRDQGRHVLLIMDSLTRYAMAQREIALAIGEPPATKGYPPSVFAKLPTLVERTGNGPEGGGSITAFYTVLTEGDDQQDPIADSARAILDGHIVLSRSLAEAGHYPAIDVEASISRAMTALIDAPQFASVRRFKQLMSRYQRNRDLISVGAYVPGSDPEVDLAIRLHSRMEAFLQQDIPERADYANSVAHLHQLFERMEHA encoded by the coding sequence ATGCGTGATGCGCAGGCGAACGTGCAAGGTGTCGCGCCAGCGCCGGCATCTACCGCCGCACAGCAGCACACGCACCTCTGGCGCGATGCGCTGACGTCGGCCTCGACGGGCCTCGCCGATCTCGACAGCAAGCGTACCTGCGGCCGCCTGACGCGCGCGGCGGGTCTCGTGCTCGAGGCCGTGGGCCTGCGCCTGCCCGTGGGCAGCGACTGCCTGATCGAGCTGCCGGCCGGCCAGCATGGCCATGGCGGCCCGCGCACGGCGGAAGCCGAAGTCGTGGGCTTCGGTGCCGATCGCCTGTACCTGATGCCGCAATCGGACGTCGTCGGCCTGGTGCCGGGCGCCCGTGTCTATCCGCTGGAACCGTCTCCGCTGCCGGCCGGCGTGGCCACGCCGCGCGAGCCCGGCTCCAAGCGTCTGCCCGTGGGTGAAGGCCTGCTGGGACGCGTGCTCGATGCCGCCGGTCGCCCGCTCGATGGCCTGGGCCCGATCACGGCCGCCAGCGAAGTGCCGCTGGCCGGTACGCAGATCAACCCGCTGACGCGCGCGCCGATCGAAACCGTGCTCGATACGGGCGTGCGGGCGATCAATGCGATGCTCACCGTTGGCCGCGGCCAGCGCATGGGCCTGTTCGCGGGCTCGGGCGTCGGCAAGAGCGTGCTGCTCGGCATGATGGCGCGCTATACCAACGCGGAAGTGATCGTGGTCGGCCTGATCGGCGAACGCGGCCGCGAAGTGAAGGAATTCATCGAGAACATCCTCGGCGAAGAAGGCCGCAAGCGTTCGGTCGTCGTGGCCGCGCCGGCCGATACCTCGCCGCTGCTGCGTATGCAGGGTGCCGCGTATGCGACGCGCCTTGCCGAATACTTCCGCGATCAGGGCCGCCATGTGCTGCTGATCATGGACTCGCTCACGCGTTACGCGATGGCCCAGCGCGAGATCGCGCTCGCCATCGGCGAACCGCCCGCCACCAAGGGCTATCCGCCCTCGGTCTTCGCCAAGCTGCCGACGCTCGTCGAGCGCACGGGCAACGGCCCCGAAGGCGGTGGCTCGATCACGGCCTTCTATACGGTGCTGACCGAAGGCGACGATCAGCAGGATCCGATCGCCGACTCGGCCCGCGCGATTCTCGACGGCCATATCGTGCTGTCGCGTAGTCTCGCCGAGGCTGGACACTATCCGGCCATCGACGTCGAAGCATCCATCAGTCGTGCCATGACGGCACTGATCGACGCGCCGCAGTTTGCCTCCGTACGGCGTTTCAAGCAGTTGATGTCTCGCTACCAGCGCAATCGCGACCTGATCAGCGTCGGCGCCTATGTGCCCGGCAGCGATCCGGAGGTGGACCTCGCGATTCGCCTGCATTCGCGCATGGAGGCCTTCCTGCAGCAGGACATCCCCGAGCGCGCGGACTACGCGAACTCGGTTGCCCACCTGCATCAGCTATTCGAGAGGATGGAACATGCCTAA